A genome region from Deltaproteobacteria bacterium includes the following:
- a CDS encoding Uma2 family endonuclease, producing MTTRGGGHRTMKGARILPPRWRGADTMGMVAPVYYTADMVRALPEDGNRYEVVYGELLVTPAPRLWHQELAVRLVRTVSEYLEREPVGHLLPSPADISWTSDTLVQPDLFVAPLDQVRTLDWTQVKDLLLVIEVLSPSTLRYDRFTKRRLYQERRIPSYWAVDGEERWVEVWTPAAQFPTVERERLVWHPAGAREAFSLELRELFRPI from the coding sequence ATGACGACTCGTGGCGGCGGTCACCGCACCATGAAGGGTGCACGCATCTTGCCCCCACGCTGGCGAGGAGCCGATACTATGGGCATGGTCGCCCCCGTTTACTACACTGCCGACATGGTGCGAGCCCTGCCCGAGGACGGTAATCGCTACGAGGTGGTGTACGGGGAGCTGTTGGTGACCCCGGCACCCAGGCTGTGGCATCAGGAGCTGGCGGTGAGGTTGGTCCGGACAGTGAGCGAGTACCTCGAACGTGAGCCTGTCGGCCATCTATTGCCGTCCCCGGCGGACATCTCGTGGACGTCCGACACCCTGGTGCAGCCCGACCTATTTGTCGCCCCGCTCGATCAGGTCCGAACCCTCGACTGGACACAGGTGAAGGACCTCCTCCTGGTGATCGAGGTGCTGAGCCCGTCGACTCTTCGGTACGACCGCTTCACCAAGCGGCGGCTGTACCAGGAGCGCCGAATCCCAAGCTATTGGGCTGTCGACGGGGAGGAGCGCTGGGTCGAGGTTTGGACGCCGGCTGCCCAATTTCCGACCGTGGAGCGGGAGCGCCTGGTGTGGCACCCCGCAGGCGCCCGAGAGGCGTTCAGTCTCGAGCTCCGCGAGCTGTTCCGGCCGATCTGA